Within the Nitrosococcus wardiae genome, the region TGTGCCGAGCAACATCATCAATATGATTGCTGGGAATTTATCTATCCTTTATGGAATGAAGGGCCCTAATATTGCTATTGTCACTGCTTGTACCACGGGAACTCACAATATCGGTGAGGCGATGCGGATCATCCAGCGGGGTGAGGCGGAAGTTATGATTGCCGGTGGTGCTGAAATGGCCACTTCTCCTACCGGTCTGGGTGGCTTTGCGTCCGCTCGTGCCTTATCCACCCGCAATGAGGATCCAGAAACTGCGAGCCGGCCTTGGGATAAAGACCGGGATGGTTTTGTCCTCAGTGACGGAGCAGGTGTTGTCGTCCTAGAGGAATTAGAACATGCTAAACGGCGAGGGGCCCAAATCTATGCCGAGGTAGTGGGTTTTGGGATGAGTGCTGATGCCTATCATATGACCCAACCACCAAAAGATGGTGAGGGCGCTGCCCGGTGCATGGTGAATGCGTTGAAAAATGCTCGTCTCAATGGGGAAGATGTGGATTATATCAATGCCCATGGTACCTCAACGCCTGCCGGTGATCGGGCTGAAACTTTGGCAGTTAAAGCCGTTTTAGGAGATCATGCTGAAAAGATTGCGGTCAGTTCTACCAAGTCTATGACGGGGCATTTGCTAGGTGCTGCCGGAGGGCTTGAGGCCATATTCTCGGTATTGGCTATCCGTGATCAGATCGCTCCTCCCACCATCAACATCTTCAATCTCGATCCAGAATGTGAAGGGTTAGATTATGTGCCGAATACCGCTCGAGAAATGAAGATTGAGACGGTTATTTCTAACTCTTTTGGTTTTGGTGGCACCAATGGATCTTTGGTCTTTCGTCAGCTAAAGTAAGATTTTAGCCTGTGGGGATCGACTTTATCTTCAATGATCCTTATCAATGGCCGGGCTACCTCTGAGATTGAGGTTACTGATCGAGGTCTGCAGTATGGCGATGGATTATTTGAGACTATCGCTGTCGTAAGCGGACGGGCTGTACTTTATGCCTCCCACTTAAAACGGCTAGAGGCAGATTGTCGCCGTTTAGCAATACCGGTACCCGAACGGGAAGTCCTTGATAAAGAGGTAGCTCATCTCTGTCAGGGGATCTCCCGGGGGGTGCTAAAAATCATCGTGACCCGGGGAAGTGGAGGCCGCGGCTATCGGTCGCCACCCCAGCCTCAACCGACCCGAATTCTTTCCATACATCCTTGGCCAGATTATCCGGCGATTTCTAGTGAATACGGGATAACTCTTCGAATTTGTCGGACTCCTTTAGGCCATAATCCCTACTTAGCGGGGATGAAACATCTTAGTCGGTTAGAGCAGGTTTTAGCCCGAAATGAGTGGGATGATCCAATGATCCCTGAAGGGGTGATGTTAGACCTTCAAGGGTACGTTATCGGGGGAACCATGAGCAACCTCTTCATTGTCCAAGAGGGTAATCTGCAAACTCCTGATTTAAGTAGCTGTGGAGTAGCTGGAGTTATGCGGGCGTTTATATTGGAGCAGGCCTTTGCTCTGGACTTAAAAGTGACGGTATGTTCACTAACGCTGTTAGATCTCAAAAGGGCAGAAGAGCTTTTTATTTGCAATAGCTTAATGGGGCTATGGCCGGTGCGCCGTTTTGAGGAAACTGAATATCCGTTAGGGTCAGTGACCCAGTGCCTACAACGTCGGATCTATAGCCAACTCTCCTGATACCGCTAAAAAGGGATACGCAACCCAGTAATATCATGCGCAAAAATTTTCTCTTTTCATTGGCTCTTTTCGGGTTTAGCGTGGGAGTGGCGGTGCTATGGGCAAAGTTTGAATACGACCGCTTCAATCACACCCCCCTTAACGTAAGCCAGGAAGGTTTGCAGCTGGTGATTCCGAGCGGTGCCACAGTACGCTCTGTGGCTACTGAACTTCATCAACAGGAAGCCCTAGAGCATCCTCTGTACTTGGTGTTGTTGGCCCGCTGGCAAGGCGTGGCTCGAAATATTAAGGCCGGTGAATATGATATTCAACCAGCAACAACACCACCGGAATTTCTGCGCCAAATTGTGGCAGGTAAGGTGAAGCAATACAGCTTGACCTTGGTAGAAGGATGGACTTTTTCGCAAGTGATGAAGGCTGTTCAAAACAGTCCTCATCTTCGGCAAACTTTGGGAGAAGTGACCCTTTCTGAGATGATGAAGCGTCTCGGTTATCCTGAAAAACATCCCGAGGGGAGGTTTTTCCCTGATACTTATTTCTTCCCTCGAGGCACCACTGACGTGGACTTTTTACGGCGTGCATACCAACTTATGGCAGAACACCTGGCGCGGGAGTGGGAGAATAGGGCTGCTGGGCTTCCTTATCAAAGTGCCTATGAAGCCTTGACTTTGGCCTCTATCGTGGAACGGGAAGCGGCATTACCTGAAGAACAGGCTCTGATTGCTGGAGTATTTGCCCGGCGCTTGCAAAAGGGGATGCGTCTACAGACCGATCCAACTGTGATTTATGGTCTAGGGGATCGCTTTGATGGGAATTTGCGGCATCGGGATTTAAGGGAAGACACACCTTATAATACCTATACTCGTTCTGGACTCCCCCCTACGCCCATTTGTATCCCTAGTCTTGGCGCATTGCAGGCTACCCTGCATCCTGCCGGAGGGGAAGCCTTATACTTTGTCGCCCGGGGGGATGGCAGCCATTATTTCTCTACCACCTTTGAAGAGCATAGGGCGGCGGTACAAACTTATCAATTGGGTAAGGGTAAACCGAATGGAAATTAGGATGTCATGAACAGAGGCTATTTTATCTCGGTTGAAGGCATCGAGGGGGCAGGAAAGAGCACTCAGTTGAAATTTATTCAACAACTACTTGAGAGTACCGGCAAAGTTGTTACTGTTACTCGTGAACCGGGGGGTACTGAACTAGGAGAGCAGATCCGAACATTATTATTAACACCAAGGCCGGGGGGAATGTCCGCCGATGCGGAACTCCTGTTAATATTTGCAGCTCGTGTCGAGCATGTACGGCAGGTGATTTCTCCTGCTCTAGCAGGGGGGAAATGGGTGCTTTGTGATCGCTTTACAGGCGCTAGCTATGCTTACCAAGGCGGAGGTCGGGGGTTGCCTCTGTCCCGTATTGCAGCACTTGAAAATTGGGCATTGGGTCATCTGCGTCCCGATCTGACTCTTTTACTTGATGTCCCTGTAAAGGTAGGGTTACAGCGGGCAGCGAACCGTCATCAACAGCCAGATCGTTTTGAACAAGAACAGGTTGAGTTCTTTGAGCATGTCCGTGAGACCTATCTTTCTTTGGCCAAGAAGCGCGTGGATGAATATCGCCTGATTAACGCTTCCTTGCCCCTAGCAGAAGTACAGGAGACTATTCAGCAGGTCATCATGGCATTTGTGGAGGCCAACCAGAGTGTCTGAACTTTATCCATGGCACCAACTTCACTGGAACAGTCTTATGGCGTCCCGGGTGGCAAAACGCATGCCCCATGCCCTGCTGCTAGCGGGGCCCGAAGGAGTAGGGAAACGTGATTTTGCAGCTAATTTAGTTCAAACTTTGTCCTGTGAACACCCCCAAGAAGGGGGACAAGGGTGCGGCTTTTGTGCTGGCTGCCGCTTGCAACGTGCCGGCAGCCATCCTGATAATATGATTCTTCTCCCCAAGGAAGGAAAACAAACGATCTCGGTGGATCAAATCCGGCAAGTTCAAACCCACCTGGCACTTAAGGCTCGGCAATCAGGCGCTAAGACGGTCACAATTTTACCTGCTGAGGAAATGACCTTAAGCGCTGCCAATAGCTTGCTGAAAGTTTTGGAAGAACCCCCTGGCGAGACGGTTTTGATTCTCATTACCGCTATGCTTTCACGGCTTCCCATCACTATCCGCAGCCGCTGTCAGCGGTTATGGTTTTCTCCCCCTCATCTGGAAGAGGCCCAACTATGGCTGCAGCAACGGTTACCTCCCTCTACAAAAATGAATTCGACAGCGCTGCTGACTCTGACAGGAGGGGCTCCCTTGCGAGCTCTAGAGTACATCCAACAGGATTTTTTATCGCTTCGTGAGCATTTCATTAAGAATCTCTTTTTCCTGGCCCAGGGAAAAGCAGATCCCCTTGAGATAACGCAAAATTATCTTAAGAACGATTTAGGAGAACCGTTATATTGGATGTCTACGTTGGTGGGAGATATGGTCCGCCTTAAAGGCGGGGTTTCGGAACAATTTTTGATAAATCGCGACATTGCTGATTCACTCCAGTTACTTGCTGAAAGGACCGATGTTAAGATGCTATTTAGGTTTTTAGAAAAGGTCGATCGCGATCTGTGGTTGTGGAAGGGGCAGATTAGTGTCAATCCCCAGCTCCTGCTAGAAGGGTTATTGATCCAATGGTCTTGGTATTTTAGCGAGGTTAATTATGAGTGTATCTAACCAACCAGGTTCTCCACCTCCTCGGCAAGGGATATTATCCTTGACTATCAAAGATACCAACGCCCTCTATCATGCATATATCCCCTTCACTAAAAATGGAGGCCTATTCATACCCACGAGTAGAAATTATCGCGTTGGAGACGAAGTTTTTATGCTCCTTACTTTAATGGAAGAAACAGAGAAGATCCCTGTTGCCGGTAGGGTGGTCTGGATTACCCCCAGGGGAGCTCAGGGTAATCGGGCTGCTGGGATTGGCGTTCAATTTAACGACATTAATGGGGGTGCAGCCCGTGCCAAAATTGAAGATTATCTGGCTGGGATGCTCAAATTCGAAAAACCGACCCATACGATGTAGTGGGCTTATTAGCAATTATTACTTTAAAAGTGATAAAATGACCTTTTCAAGGTCAGCTGTTTCCTGCCAAATAGTCAGTGATAAAGTTCTATGTTGGTTGATTCCCATTGCCATTTAAATTTACTTGATTTAACGCCTTTTGGCGATTCAGTGTACCCGGTCGTGGCAGAGGCCCGGGAAGCAGGGATAGGTCATATGCTCTGCGTCTCGGTGGACTTAGAAACTTTTCCCGATATTCGCAAGTTAGCGCAGGATTACCCTGAAGTATCCGTCTCCGTTGGAGTGCATCCCAATACGCGAGAAAGCACTGAACCTACCGTAGAACAGTTAGTGGAGTTGGCAACTGCTCCAGAGGTTGTTGCGATTGGAGAGACGGGTCTAGACTATTTTCGTAGCGAAGGGGATTTGGAATGGCAGCGTGAACGGTTGCGAATCCACATTGCGGCGGCAAAGGAATGTGGGAAACCGCTTATTATCCATACCCGACAAGCGAAAGAGGATACCCTGCGTATTCTGCAAGAAGAGAATGCCGGTGAAGTAGGGGGGGTCTTTCACTGTTTTACCGAAGATTGGGAAATGGCAAAGGAGGGGCTAGACTTAGGGTTCTATATTTCCTTCTCCGGAATTGTTACCTTTCGCAGTGCCAGTGCCTTACAAAAAGTAGCGGCTCAAGTCCCGGCCGATCGTTTATTAATAGAAACCGATTCTCCCTATCTAGCGCCCGTGCCTTACCGAGGAAAACCCAATCAACCCGCTTATGTCCGTTATGTGGCCCAATGCATTGCTAAGTTACGAAAAACCTCGGTGGCAGATATTGAGGATCTAACCTCAGAGAACTTCTTTTCCTTGTTCTCTAGGGCGGGAGCTGATAGGTTATTTTGACGAGTAAGGAGAAAATGATGGAAAAGCAGGATAAACAATTAATGTACATCGTTGGAGTAATAGCTCTATTTATTATTTTAATGGTGATAGTGGGTATTACCCAAATGGGAGGTGGCGGAGAAAAAGAGGTTCAATTACTTGATTCCCAACTACTTAAAGAGAAAATTGAGAGATCAAAAGATAATTAGACAGCACTTTCTGGAAGTTTAGATATTAGCTTCAAAGCCTGCTTAAGCCCTTCCCTGGGGGTATAAAAGTGGGGGGAGAAACGGATACCGCCCCCTCGGTGGGCGCAGACCACGCCTTGATCCATTAAATAGCGGTGGAGAACGACGGGGTCTGCGCCTTGGCGTTTGAAGGTGACAATACCGGAACGCCGCCCTGGAGAATGAGGGGATAACAATTGGAGACTAGGTTCTGCCTGGATCTGCTCGATGAGATAAGTTGCATTTGCAAGCACGGCCTGTTCTATACAGGCTATCCCTACCTTATCGAGCAGCAAACTCAAACTTTCCTTAAGTGCGACAATCCCTATCATGTTGAGGCTGCCACATTCAAATCGCCGTGCAGAAGGGGCAATTTTCCAATCCTTACGGTTGTAATCCCCAATAGCTTCTATCATGTGCCATCCAAATTGATGAAGGTTTAGTTTTTCTCTTGCTTCAGGTCGGCAATAGAAGATCCCCATACCTTCTGGTCCTAGCATCCATTTATGACCATCGGCAATCACAAAATCGGCATGGTTAGCTTGGCAATCGAAATCCAGCGCCCCTAAGCTTTGAATGGCGTCAACGCAAAATAAGAGCTTTCGTTGTTGGCAAAATTGGCCGAGCCGTTCCAAATCCATTCTCAATCCCGAAGCATATTGAACGGAGCTGATAGTCAGCAATCGAGTGTGCTCATCAACCTGGGCTAGTAGTGCATCCTCAGGAGTCGGTTCTGCGCTTAGGTTGGCCTCGCGCAATTCGACACCCCGTTCAGCCAATGCTTGCCAAGGGATGCGATTAGAAGGAAACTCTTGATCGCTGGTGACAATATTGTCACCAGGCTGCCATTCCAAGCCACTAGCAATGATAGATAAACCTTCTGAGGTATTTTTAATCAGTGCAATATCGTCTATTGAAGGCGCATTGATCAAGTGGCAAGCTAGTTCGCGCAATTGCTTTTCTGTTTCTATCCAGTGGGAGTAATGCCAGGCTCCTGTAATGACATTTTCTTCAGCAAAGCATTTGACGGCCTCTGCAGTTTGGCGGGGCCAAGGTGCAACGGCAGCGTGATTAAGATAAATAAGCCCTTTTTGTTGAGGGAATTGATCTGCGTAATTTTTCCTCATTGTATTAAATTTCAGATTGACTTGAGGTTAGCTTAAGGTAAATCCATCCATATTGAAAGCAGCAATGGATTGGGATGCACTTGCGAACCTCTTAGCATAGTTCGCATAATATATATTATGTTAAATTAAAGCTTCCCGTTATCCTGTTAGATGGCGCGAATTTTCTCAAGGCATATAACGATGGGCTCGAATGGTTAACAGGAAGGGGTTGGTCTCAATGGTGGCATCATTGCGTCGTAGTCGTAGCCCTGGCATTGGTGGCTCTTCTGGAAGCGGTCGAAGACGGGGAAGATTATCATAGCGGGTTGTTGGATAAAAAATGGGCAATACCGCTCGCTTTTGTGCTCGTCGTGTTATTCCCTCCTCTGTGAACCAGGCAATATTAGCTCGAGGGTGGATATGGGGAGGATTGACAATGGCTAGGCGTTCGTTAGGATCACATTGGTTCAAACGGCGTAGATCTTCTTCAACTAGAAGGGAATTACCTTGGCCCTTTTCAAGACGTATTTCTAAACGGTGCCGTGCTTCCTCCATATCAATGCTCTCAATCTTGGGTAAACGACTCCAAATAAAACTTACTGATTCTGGCATTTGTTCTAGAATAACAAACTTTCGTGTTGCTTGTCGGCGATGTAAACGGGCGTGTCCTAAAGATGCTAGGGCAACTTTAATTAAGGGTCGCAATAAAGGGGTACCTGTTTCTCGATCGGGTTCTTCGATTTTAATGCCATCCATATTTTTTAAAGCTTGTTGCAAAGCAGCTTTACCCTCATTAATATGGTGAATGGTATTAAGAGTAGTGATAGAAACCCCTACTAGGGCAGGACAGATGCGTGTGGAAACTGGGTCCTGCCCATCCTGATAATCTATCGCGGTGATTATTTGGCGGAGTTGTATACGAGCCTTAGTAGGATTCTTTTCATGCCATACCCATAAAGGGTAACCTTCTTCTTCCTTTAGGGTTTGGTCAAGTATTCTTAGCTGGGTTTCGAGGTAATTCATTGCCGTAGCAAGGACAGCACGAAGTTGACTGTGTCTCATAGAAATATATTTCTAGCTCGTCGAATATGCTTGCTAATATTCTAATACTTTAGCATGAAAGAGATATAATAAAACAGTATTTGTTTAATTTCTCTTACTATAACTATATGCTAGGAGGTCATAGAATGTCAGCCTGGTATTTTGCTTATGGCGCGAATATGCTTACTGATGTTTTGGTTCGGCGTCGCGGTGTTATTCCCCTTTCCAGCGAACAAGCTCGCCTCGATGGATATCAACTCGTCTTTAGCCAACCTGGACTACCCTACATCGAGCCTTGTTTTGCCAGCATTCAACCGATACAAACGGATTCCGTGTATGGCGTTCTCCATCATTTAACGGCTCATGCTGCCGCCCAAATAGATCGGTTCGAAGGCCGGGGGCTATCAGCGTCTTATGATCAAAGTTGAAGGTGCAAAGAGTGGCTGGATAAATGCCTGGGCCTACCAAAGCTCCCGTCCCATAGAGGGCCGTCGCCCCTCACGACGCTACCGTGACTTACTGATTGCCGGTGCTCAGGAGTTTAATCTCCCCCAAGAATATATCGCCTACCTAAAGCAAGTGCCGTATAGTAATCTTCCTTTCATCTCCCGACTCTTACCGCCTCTTATAGAAGTAATTGAACGGACCAAGCGAAGGAGTACTCCATGAATACAACCCAACAAAATAAACGTATTGAAACCGACAGTATGGGTGAAATTGAAGTACCCGCTGATCGCTATTGGGGCGCCCAAACCCAACGTTCGCTGATTTATTTTTCCATCGGTCACGATTTTATCCCCCAGGAAGTGATAGAAGCTTTTGGGCTTATCAAAAAGGCAGCTGCTTTAACCAATGCAGAGTTAGGTAAGCTGCCAGAGGAGAAAGCCCAGCTCATTGCCCAAGCCGCGACAGAAATTGCGGATGGGAAGCTCGAAGATCATTTCCCATTGCGAGTTTGGATGACGGGGAGCGGGACTCAGGCGAACATGAATGTCAATGAGGTCATCGCTAACCGGGCCATTGAGCTTGCCGGAGGGGTAAGGGGCAGCAAAGATCCTATCCATCCCAATGATCACGTTAATTTGTCTCAATCTTCTAATGATACTTTCCCCACCGCAATGCATATTGCTTCAGCCAAAGCTATCCAAACTCGGCTGCTCCCCCAGGTGCAAAAGCTGCGCGATGCCCTTTATCGAAAAGCAGAGGAATTCGAAGGGATTGTAAAAATTGGACGCACTCACCTACAAGATGCTGTCCCCTTAACCTTAGGGCAAGAATTTTCCGGTTACGTGGCCCAATTAGATGATGATCTTAAACGGATCGAAACGGCCTTACCAGGGCTCTATGAGTTGGCTATTGGTGGAACTGCTGTGGGTACCGGCTTAAATGCTCCTCCTCAATTTTCTGAACGGGTCAGTGCCTACCTTAGTGAATTTACCAGCCTTCCCTTTGTTCCCGCGAGCAATAAGTTTGCCGCCTTAGCAGCCCATGATGGGATGGTAATGGCCAGTGGAACCCTGCGGGTGTTGGCCTGTTCTCTGATGAAGATTGCCAATGACATTCGCTGGTTGAGTTCTGGGCCTCGTTGCGGATTAGGCGAACTCCTACTACCTGCCAATGAACCAGGCTCTTCCATTATGCCGGGAAAAGTTAACCCCACCCAGTGCGAGGCCATCACCATGATAGCGGCACAAGTGATGGGCAACGATACCGCCATCGGGATTGCTGGCTCCCAGGGCAATCTTGAACTTAATGTTTTCAAACCCATGCTGGTCTTCAATCTGCTCCACTCGGTCATTCTTCTAACAGACGGTTGCCACAACTTCACCCGTTTTTTGGTAGAAGGGCTCAAAGCAAACCGAGCCCAGATTGCACGCTATGTAAACCAATCCCTCATGTTAGTGACCGCATTGACCCCTGAAATTGGCTATGACCAAGCAGCAAAAGTTGCCCACTACGCCCTCGACAAAGAAGTTTCTCTTAAACAAGCCTGTTTAGACCTCAAGATATTGTCAGCCGAAAAGTTTGACTCCATTGTGCAACCGGCTAAGCTTGCCCATCCTTTTGAGTAAATTCTTCTCCTGGGGGTACGCACCTTATAGGCGGATACCCCCACTCAATAAAGGGCTTTTCCCGATTTAGTCAGCTATCAGCTTTCTTCACTTTTTTTCTTTCTTCACTTTTTTTGGTGTTTATCTTGGGATAAATTATACTAGCGGGAGTACTCCTCTTCTGCCCCCTCTATCACTGTATAGCAGCGCTGGAAAAAGTGAAAGCCCGTCACAAAAAATTAAAAGAGGAATACCTTCTAGAAATAACCTAAAGGCTTAATTCCTCATCTGGCGAAACGATTTAAAATTAAATGTCAAATCCAAGAACGCAGGAGAATCCGGCATCAGAGACAGCTAAAATTCTGTCACCGTCAATGCTTTCCAAGGACTTGATTTCGGGTACGGTCGTTTTTCTAGTTGCCTTGCCATTGTGCCTTGGGATCGCCCTAGCCTCGGGAGCCCCCCTGTTCTCAGGTTTGGTTGCTGGGATAGTGGGAGGTATTGTGGTCGGTACCCTTAGCGGCTCGCATGTTAGTGTCAGCGGTCCGGCAGCAGGACTGACGGCGATCGTGATTGCACAGATTGCTGCCCTCGGTTCATTCGAGGCGTTTCTCGTGGCGGTAATTCTGGGTGGAATCATCCAAATCGGATTGGGAGTGATCCGAGCAGGGTTTATCGCTGCTTTTTTTCCCAGTTCAGTGATTAAGGGGCTGTTAGCAGCGATCGGCGTGATTCTGATCCTCAAGCAGATTCCTCACGTTTTCGGCCACGACACCGATCCGGAAGGAGAAATGTCGTTCCTTCAGCCAGACCAAGAGACTACTTTCTCCGCACTTATCGAAATGTTCTTCGATCTCCATCCAGGAGCGATGGTCATTGGCTTGCTGTCGGTGGCGCTTCTGGTGCTTTGGGATCGGATCGAGCCACTCAAACGGTCCCTTGTGCCCGCTCCGCTGCTTGTCGTCCTGCTAGGAGTCGGTTTGAATCTGGTGTTCAGGCAATTGGGCGGCATCTGGTTGATCGAAACGGAGCACCTTGTTCAAGTCCCTGTCGCTGAAAGCGTCTCGGGATTTATCGGCTTTCTGCGATTTCCCGATTTTTCGATCCTTTCAAATCCAGCGGTCTATTTCGCAGCGATGACCATCGCACTCGTCGCTTCGCTAGAAACACTATTAAATCTGGAAGCGGTCGATAACTTGGATCCTAAGCGTCGCTATTCGCCTCCCAGCCGCGAACTGCTTGCCCAAGGAGTGGGCAATGTGACCTCCGGCATATTGGGCGGGCTCCCGCTGACCTCAGTGATTATTCGGGGGACGGTTAATATCAACGCCGGAGCCCAAACGAAGCTCTCGGCGATTTTCCACGGACTCTTGCTGCTAGTATGCGTCGCGCTTTTTCCAATTTGGCTGAACATGATCCCGCTTTCTTGTTTAGCGGCAATTCTTCTGATGACGGGATTCAAGCTGGTCAGCCCGACCGTCGTCCGGCAAATGTATAGCCAAGGACGATCTCAGTTTATGCCGTTCTTGATCACGGTCGTTGCCATTGTTCTCACCGACTTATTGATTGGTATTGTGATCGGATTGGTTGTGGCGAGCAGCTTTATCCTCTATAGCAGCATGCGCTACCCCATTCGCCGGATCGTGGAGACACACCTCAGCGGCGACGTGATGCATATTGAGCTTCCCAACCAGGTCAGCTTTCTCAATCGAGCAGCGTTGGCAAACGTATTCAAGGAAATCCCTCACGGAGGGCACGTCCTAATCGATGCCCAAGGGACCGATTATATTGACCCTGACGTGCTCGCCTTGATCCAGGATTTCAAGAATAAGACCGCACCGATCCGTGGGATTCGGGTGAGCGTCATTGGCTTTAAAGAGAACTACCAAATACATGATGAGATCCAACATGTCGATTACTCTACCAAAGAATTGCAGGAGCATGTGACGCCGCGCCAAGTGCTGAAGTTTCTCAAGGACGGAAACGAGCGTTTCCGAACCGGCCGTCGACTGAACCGTTATTTGCCGCGTCAGCAAACCCTAACCGAGACGCAGTATCCCTTGGCCGTTGTCCTTAGTTGTACTGATTCACATGCCCCCACGGAATTGATTTTCGACTTGGGTTTAGGAGATGTCTTTAGCGTCAGTGTAGCAGGCAACGTCATCGGCACGAAAGTGATAGGGAGTATTGAATATGGCTGTGCTGTTGCCGGCGCTAAGCTGGTCCTTGTCATGGGGCATACACGATGTGGAGCAATTATTTCGACAGTCAAAGACGCTAGTGTGGCGAACAGCTGTCAGTATCTTGAGCCTATTTTTAAGGAAATCAAAAAATCGATGGATCGCGTTGGCGAGTCTTCTAAGCAGCTAACGCAGAACGAGTATATTGACCACGTCGCCCGGATCAACATGCAGCGCACGGTGGAAATGCTTCCCCAGAAAAGCGAAATACTGAAGCAATTCGTAGAGGAGGGAAAAATCGAGATCCTCGGCGCGATGTACGACGTGGTGACCAAAGAGGTGACCTTCATGGAGCAGGAGAAATTGTCTTGGTAAGAGAAGAACTCGCCGAAGAGCGTCCACCGAGGATCTCTCACCAGCATTAACGCACTAAAGCACCCTAAAGAACCTAAAGAAAATATAAGGGAGAGAAACGACCCAATGAAAAAAATCCCATTTTATCT harbors:
- the fumC gene encoding class II fumarate hydratase, with the translated sequence MNTTQQNKRIETDSMGEIEVPADRYWGAQTQRSLIYFSIGHDFIPQEVIEAFGLIKKAAALTNAELGKLPEEKAQLIAQAATEIADGKLEDHFPLRVWMTGSGTQANMNVNEVIANRAIELAGGVRGSKDPIHPNDHVNLSQSSNDTFPTAMHIASAKAIQTRLLPQVQKLRDALYRKAEEFEGIVKIGRTHLQDAVPLTLGQEFSGYVAQLDDDLKRIETALPGLYELAIGGTAVGTGLNAPPQFSERVSAYLSEFTSLPFVPASNKFAALAAHDGMVMASGTLRVLACSLMKIANDIRWLSSGPRCGLGELLLPANEPGSSIMPGKVNPTQCEAITMIAAQVMGNDTAIGIAGSQGNLELNVFKPMLVFNLLHSVILLTDGCHNFTRFLVEGLKANRAQIARYVNQSLMLVTALTPEIGYDQAAKVAHYALDKEVSLKQACLDLKILSAEKFDSIVQPAKLAHPFE
- a CDS encoding bifunctional SulP family inorganic anion transporter/carbonic anhydrase gives rise to the protein MSNPRTQENPASETAKILSPSMLSKDLISGTVVFLVALPLCLGIALASGAPLFSGLVAGIVGGIVVGTLSGSHVSVSGPAAGLTAIVIAQIAALGSFEAFLVAVILGGIIQIGLGVIRAGFIAAFFPSSVIKGLLAAIGVILILKQIPHVFGHDTDPEGEMSFLQPDQETTFSALIEMFFDLHPGAMVIGLLSVALLVLWDRIEPLKRSLVPAPLLVVLLGVGLNLVFRQLGGIWLIETEHLVQVPVAESVSGFIGFLRFPDFSILSNPAVYFAAMTIALVASLETLLNLEAVDNLDPKRRYSPPSRELLAQGVGNVTSGILGGLPLTSVIIRGTVNINAGAQTKLSAIFHGLLLLVCVALFPIWLNMIPLSCLAAILLMTGFKLVSPTVVRQMYSQGRSQFMPFLITVVAIVLTDLLIGIVIGLVVASSFILYSSMRYPIRRIVETHLSGDVMHIELPNQVSFLNRAALANVFKEIPHGGHVLIDAQGTDYIDPDVLALIQDFKNKTAPIRGIRVSVIGFKENYQIHDEIQHVDYSTKELQEHVTPRQVLKFLKDGNERFRTGRRLNRYLPRQQTLTETQYPLAVVLSCTDSHAPTELIFDLGLGDVFSVSVAGNVIGTKVIGSIEYGCAVAGAKLVLVMGHTRCGAIISTVKDASVANSCQYLEPIFKEIKKSMDRVGESSKQLTQNEYIDHVARINMQRTVEMLPQKSEILKQFVEEGKIEILGAMYDVVTKEVTFMEQEKLSW